The genomic stretch CCGGACGCCCGCAAACCGCGTTGAGGCCCTAAATTTCCCGACATATCACAGATTTATCGCTAGTCGATCTTAAAACCATCTGTTTCGATGCTATTCTCTCCGGCGATCTTCTATCCGGGAGCAGGTGTCATGGCATCGGGCAGATCCATCCGATTCAAGATCTCGACGCTGCTCGTCATCCCCTTGATCTCCCTGATCGCGCTCTGGGGCTTCGCCGCGAGCACGACATCGGGACAGGCGCTCAACCTGCTCAAGGTCGAGACGATCTGGACAGGCGTCATCAACCACGCCGACGGTCTGACCGGCAACCTGCAGACGGAACGGCTGGCCTCGGCTGAGCGGATCGCGGGCACCGTCACGGACCCGGACGCGCTGAGCAAGGCCCGGGCCAAGGTCGACGCGAACAGGAAGTCGCTGACGGAGCAGGCGCTGTCCGAGGACACGCAGGCCGCGCTCTCGCAGGACATGAAGAACCAGCTCCAGGCCGTGTTCGCGGCCGTCGGCCGGATCCCCGACATCAGGCGCAAGGTGGACGAGCGCAGCCTCACCCCCGGCGGCCTCGTGACGGAGTACGCGAAGATCTCCGACGAGATCCACCTGCTCTACTCCCGGCTGACGATGAGTACGGACGTGCAGCTCTCCCTCCAGGCGCAGGGCCTGATCGCCGCCGACGAGGTACGCGAGCTGCTGAGCCGTGAGCACGCCCTGATCATCGCCGCCAACGGCCGGCCGAACATGCGCGACGTCCACATGCTGGCGGGCATCGACGGCACCCGCACCCACCTCTTCCCGAAGGCCCTGGCCAACCTCGACGCCGAGCTGCGGGCCCCGTTCGAGAAGATTTACTACTCCGCCAGGTACGTCACCATGGAGAACCTGGTCGAGAGCTACATCGCCGGGCAGCCGCTGGACGTCCAGCTCTGGCGGGGCGTCGCCGACCAGGTGCAGAAGGAATACCAGGAGGCCATCTGGAGCACCGGCGACAAGCTGCTGGCCAGGATGGAGCCCGCCGGTATCGCCATCGTGGTGCAGGCCGCGGTCGCGGGCGCCCTCGGGCTGATCGCCGTCATCTTCTCGATCTTCATCTCGATCCGGTTCGGCCGCAGGATCACCCGCGAGCTGGCGACGCTCCGCCGTACCGCTCTGGACCTGGCCGAGATCAGGCTGCCTGACGTCGTGGCGAAGCTACGCAAGGGCGAGAGCGTCGACATCGCGTCCGAGGCGCCGCCCATCAAGGTGGGCCGCAACGCCACCAGCGAGGTCAGTGACCTGGCGGCGGCGTTCGACAGCGTGCAGAGCACGGCCGTGGACGCGGCCGTCGAGCAGGCCAAGTTGCGCCAAGGACTGTCCGAGGCGCTGCGCAACCTGGCGCGGCGCAGCCAGTCGCTGCTGCAGCGCCAGCTCAAGCTGCTCGACGAGATGCAGCGTCAGACGGAGGAGCCGGAGGCCCTGGAGCGGCTGTTCAAGCTCGACCACCTGACCACCCGCATGCGCCGCCACGCGGAGGGCCTGGTGCTGCTCTCCGGCGGCTCGGCGGGCCGCAGGTGGCGCGGCGTCATCCCGATCGAGGACGTGCTCAGTGGCGCCGCCGCCCAGGTCGAGGAGTACACGCGGGTCCGCGTCTACCCGATGACCGAATGCGGTGTCTCCGGCGCGGCGGTGGCCGACCTCATGCACCTGTTCGCCGAGCTGATCGAGAACGCCGCCTCCTTCTCCTCGCCCAGCAATGAGGTCTCGGTACGCGGCGAGATGGTCGGCAGGGGCTTCGCCGTCGAGATCGAGGACCGCGGGCTGGGCATGGACGAGGCCACCCGCAGGATCATCAACGAGCGCCTGGCCAGCCCGCCCGAGTTCGACGTCGCCCAGACCGAGCGGCTCGGGTTCGCGGTGGTCGGCATGCTCGCCGCCAGGCACGGCATCAAGGTGACGCTCAAGCCGTCACCGTACGGCGGCACGACCGCGATCGTGCTCGTGCCGGGATCGCTGGTCGAGCCCATGGCGACGCCGGTGCAGCCGCTGGAGTTCGAGTCCGTCTCCGTGTCGGTGGTCCGGCCGGAGACCACGGGGCCCGGGGACCTGCCGCGCCGGGTCCGTACGAGCATGCGGGGAGCGGGGCCCGCGCTGCCGCAGCAGGCGGGCCCGGCGGAGCTCGCCGAGCCGGAGCCGGGACGGCCGCGGGGCGACAGGCCGACGATCCTGCCGGGGACCGACGCACCGGCGAGCCTGCCGCGGCGTGCCCGGCAGACCGGTCTCCCGCAGCGCGATCGCACCACCCGTCAAGAGCGCCCGGACGAGCAGAACGGCCGGCCGCACGAGGAACGGCAGACGAGCCTGCCCCGCCGCCAGCGGCAGACCAACGCTCCTCAGCGGCTCCAGCAGGCGCCGCCGCCCTCAGCCGCTGAGGAGCGCTCGCCCGAGGAGGCCAGGGCGTTGCTCTCCTCTCTCCAGTCCGGCTGGCAGCGCGGGCGGCAGGACAGCGACCAGGATGGGGGATCTCAGCCGTGAGCCGCGAGCACGAGTGGGTCGACGAGGAGGCGGGTCCGGTCGTGCGGCCGTACGCGGTCGCACGCGGGCGCACCCGGCCCGCGTCCTCCGCCCTCGACCTGCTGGCGACCGTCGTGTCGACCGGGTTGCCCGCCCCGTCCAACGCCGAGCTCAGCGCTCAACACCGCAGGGTGATCGGCTACCTGTCCGGCCAGGGCAGACCCGTCGCCGAGGTCGCCTCGGAGGTGGGCCTGCCGGTCGGCGTGGTGCGGGTGCTGCTGGGCGACCTGCTGGAGCACGGCCTGATCTCGGTGCGCCCGCAGCGCGACCGGGCGTCCACACCGACGGAGAGCCTGCTCCGCGAGGTGATCAACGGCCTCCGAGCGCTCTGACGGCGCTCGGTGGAGCGCCCGCGTCGCCTCAGTTCGCCGAGGTGAGCGTGCGCAGGGAGTGCTCGACCAAGGTGATCATGACTTCCTTGGCCGAGGTGCGCCGCCGCACGTCGCACAGCATCACCGGCACGTCGTCGTCCAGGTCGAGCGCGATGCGCACGTCCTCCACGCTGTGCTGCGCGGCCCCGTCGAAGCAGTTGACGGCCACCACGAACGGCGTGCCGCGCTGCTCGAAGTAGTCGAGGGACGGGAAGCAGTCGGTCAGCCGCCGGGTGTCGGCGATCACGACCGCGCCCAGCGCGCCGTAGGACAGCTCGTCCCACATGAACCAGAACCGCTCCTGCCCGGGCGTGCCGAACAGGTAGACCACGAGCCCTTCGCGGATCGTGATGCGCCCGAAGTCCATCGCGACGGTCGTGGTGGTCTTGGCCTCCACGCCGTCGATGTCGTCGACGCCGATCCCGCGGTCGGAGAGCACCTCCTCCGTGCGCAGCGGCTTGATCTCGCTGATCGATCCGACCAGGGTGGTCTTCCCGACGCCGAAACCCCCGGCGATGAGGATCTTCAGCGCGACGGGGTCCTCAGAGAGCACGGAGTCCATTGATCACTTCCTTGAGAATGCGCTCATTCGTCCGCGTCCCTCCGGCCGAGGACGATGACACGGAGATGAGGCCGTGGTCACGCATGTCGCCGAGCAGCACCCGGACGACGCCGATGGGCAGGTCGAGCTCGACGGCCAGGTCGGCCACCGAGATCGGACTGCGAGCAGCCCGCAGGATCAGTTGTTGCTCGGGACCGAGGTCGCCTGGCGGGTCGCCGATGACGCGCACGGTCGCGACGAGGTCGAACGTGTCCCCGGAGGAACGCGTGCGGCCGCGGATGAGGGCGTAGGGCCGGACGACGGGCCCGGCCTCCTCATCGAACCACTGCGGGCTGTCGCTCATGACGCTCCAGCACGTGGGTTGGTGGTGATGTGCTGGCCCACCCGCTTGACCAGCATCGCCATCTCGTAGGCGATGTGGCCGACGTCCACGTTCGCATCGGCGATCACGGCCAGGCAGGTGCCCTGTCCCGCCGCCGTGACGAACAGGAACGCCGACTCCATCTCGACGATGGTCTGGCGTACGTCGCCGCCCCCGAAATGGCGGCCCGTGCCGCGGGCCAGGCTCTGGAAGCCCGCCGCCACGGCCGACAGGTGCTCGGCGTCCTCGCGGATCAACCCCTTGGAGTGGCCGATCGCCAGGCCGTCGGTCGACAGGATGACCGCCTGCCGCACCGCGGCGACCCTGGCGGTCAGGTCGTCAAGCAGCCAGTTCAGCTCACCGGTGTTGGTGGTCGGCACACTCATTTGTCCCCCTCATCCTGGGCTTCTTCTCGGGCGCGTTGGGTTCCCCGCTGGAACGCGGAGAACAGGTCGCGAACCTCGTCGGGAGAGCGTTCGGCCGGCCGCTCGGGCTGCTCGGGCGCCGCGGACGGCTTGTCCTTGAGCCGCGACGACAGGCCGGCCTGGCGCACCCGCCTGGGCAACCCGGCGTGGGTGCCCGAGGTGACCACGGCGAGCGCCTTCTTCCTGGTACGGCTCGGCAGCGCGGCCATTTCCTCCCCGCTGTCGCCGACCGTCAGCGCCGTCTGCTCGGTCACCAAGTCGCGTGGCACGAGCGCGATGGCGGTCGTGCCGCCGAAGGGCGAGCGCCGCAGCAGCACCTTGACCCCGTGGCGCGCGGCCAGCCTGGCCACCACGAACAGGCCGAGCCTGCCGCTGTCGGCCAGGTCGAACTCGGGCGGGTCGGCCAGCAGCGCGTTGAACGCGGCGTACTCGCCGGCCGACAGGCCCGGACCCTTGTCCTCGACCTCGATGGCGTAGCCGTTGCTCACCTGGTCGCCGCCCACACGGACCTGGGTGTCCGGCGGCGAGTAGATGGTGGCGTTCTCGACCAGCTCGGCGAGCAGGTGCGTGAGGTCGGCCGCGGCGGCCCCGTCGAACGCGCTGACCGGCATGACCTCGACGTTGACCCGGGTGTAGTCCTCGACCTCGGCGACCGCGGCCCGGACGATGTCGATCACGGGCACGGGCTTGCGCCACGCCCGCCCGGGCGCCGACCCGGACAGGACGATCAGGCTCTCGGCGTGCCGCCGCATACGGGTGGTGAGGTGGTCCAGCCGGAAGAGCTCCTCCAGCCGGTCCGGGTCGTGCGTACGCCGCTGCATGCCGTCGAGCAGCGCGAGCTGGCGGTGCAGCAGCCCCTGCTTGCGCCGGGCGAGGTTGAGGAAGACCTGGCCGACCCCGCGCCGCAGCGCGGCCTGACCGACCGCCGCCGTCACGGCGGTGCGTTGCACGGAACCGAAGGCCCTGGCCACATCGGTGATCTCAGCGGAACCGCTCACCTTGATCGCCTTGGCCTCCTTCCGCACGTCGACGTCCTCACCCTTGCGCAGCCGCTCCATGATGTCCGGCAGCCGCTGCTCCGACAGCTCGACCGCGGCCGCGCGCAGCCCGGCGAGCTCTCCGGCCAGGCGACGACCGAAGCGTACAGAGATGATGATCGACGCGAGCACCGCGATCAAGCCGAGGCCGCCCGCGATCGCGATCTCGACAACGGTGCCCGTGGCGGCCTCGGACGTACGGCCGGCCAGCACCTCGGACGCGGCCAAGCCGTGTTTGTCCAGCTCGGAGGCCAGCCTGCTGATGGTCTCCGTCCAGCCGGCGGCCTCGGGCGGCGGGGTGCCGGTCCTGACGACCCTGGCTTCCATGGTGACGAAGGTCTGGAACGGCTCGGAGGCGAAGACCTGCTCGTACGGCCGGCGCAGCGTCACGTCGAGGCCCGCGAGCCCGCGCGCGTGCAGGAATCTCCTGGAGGCCGCGTACTCGGTGAACGCCGCGGTCTCCGGCTCGGTGAGCCGCCCGTCGGCCAGGGCCCCGATGGCGAGCGCGTGCTCCCTGGCGATGTACTCCCTGGCCATGCCCATGGCCTGCAGCGAGGCGGCCTGCTGGAGTATGGCCAGGTCGGAGACCGTGACCAGGTGGTCGTAGAGCAGGAAGATCGAGTCGAGGATGCGGTTGTACTCGTTGAGCCCGGCCAGGCGGGAGCTCAGGCCGCTGTCGATGTCGGCCCTGATCGGGCCGAGCCGGTCGAGTGCGCCCAGCAGCGTGCCGAGCGGGCGGCGCAGGTTGTCGGTCGCGTCGCCGGCCTCCGTGACGGCCTGACGGAATTCGCCGACGGACTGGTCGGTGCGGGCGCGCTGGCCGCCGAGCGCATCGGTGAGCTCACGTGTCGTGAGCGCCTCAGCCGAGCGTACGCGTTCGGCCTGGAGCTGTAAGCCCAGGTCGGTGGAGGCGATGCCGATGGTTCGGTACAGCGTGCCGGCCCGCAGCAGTGACTGGGCGTCGCCCATGGTGAGGTTGAGGACGAAACCCCAGAGCGCGCTCAGAGACAGGAGGGGTAACAGCAGTAACAAGAAGATCTTGAACCGAATTGACCGGTTTCGCGAGCCCATGTCCCAACCTCGAGTCGGGGGCATTTCCACACCTTGTGTAAATACACCTCCGGAAGATCGCACAGGAGACTAGCACCGTTTATGGTTCCGGCGCAGTGGGAGGAAGACGTTCATTACCGTGATTATTGGGACACGATCTCGCGTTGGCGACGGCCCGACCGCACGGTCGTCCACAACCAGACCAGTGCGACCAGCGAGATCGTGACGAGGCCCGCCCAGTTCAGCACCGTGAACACGTGCACCTGCCACGGGGTCACCCGCGGCACCCGGCCGATC from Nonomuraea polychroma encodes the following:
- a CDS encoding DUF742 domain-containing protein yields the protein MSREHEWVDEEAGPVVRPYAVARGRTRPASSALDLLATVVSTGLPAPSNAELSAQHRRVIGYLSGQGRPVAEVASEVGLPVGVVRVLLGDLLEHGLISVRPQRDRASTPTESLLREVINGLRAL
- a CDS encoding roadblock/LC7 domain-containing protein; protein product: MSVPTTNTGELNWLLDDLTARVAAVRQAVILSTDGLAIGHSKGLIREDAEHLSAVAAGFQSLARGTGRHFGGGDVRQTIVEMESAFLFVTAAGQGTCLAVIADANVDVGHIAYEMAMLVKRVGQHITTNPRAGAS
- a CDS encoding DUF742 domain-containing protein, which translates into the protein MSDSPQWFDEEAGPVVRPYALIRGRTRSSGDTFDLVATVRVIGDPPGDLGPEQQLILRAARSPISVADLAVELDLPIGVVRVLLGDMRDHGLISVSSSSAGGTRTNERILKEVINGLRAL
- a CDS encoding GTP-binding protein; the encoded protein is MDSVLSEDPVALKILIAGGFGVGKTTLVGSISEIKPLRTEEVLSDRGIGVDDIDGVEAKTTTTVAMDFGRITIREGLVVYLFGTPGQERFWFMWDELSYGALGAVVIADTRRLTDCFPSLDYFEQRGTPFVVAVNCFDGAAQHSVEDVRIALDLDDDVPVMLCDVRRRTSAKEVMITLVEHSLRTLTSAN
- a CDS encoding nitrate- and nitrite sensing domain-containing protein; this encodes MASGRSIRFKISTLLVIPLISLIALWGFAASTTSGQALNLLKVETIWTGVINHADGLTGNLQTERLASAERIAGTVTDPDALSKARAKVDANRKSLTEQALSEDTQAALSQDMKNQLQAVFAAVGRIPDIRRKVDERSLTPGGLVTEYAKISDEIHLLYSRLTMSTDVQLSLQAQGLIAADEVRELLSREHALIIAANGRPNMRDVHMLAGIDGTRTHLFPKALANLDAELRAPFEKIYYSARYVTMENLVESYIAGQPLDVQLWRGVADQVQKEYQEAIWSTGDKLLARMEPAGIAIVVQAAVAGALGLIAVIFSIFISIRFGRRITRELATLRRTALDLAEIRLPDVVAKLRKGESVDIASEAPPIKVGRNATSEVSDLAAAFDSVQSTAVDAAVEQAKLRQGLSEALRNLARRSQSLLQRQLKLLDEMQRQTEEPEALERLFKLDHLTTRMRRHAEGLVLLSGGSAGRRWRGVIPIEDVLSGAAAQVEEYTRVRVYPMTECGVSGAAVADLMHLFAELIENAASFSSPSNEVSVRGEMVGRGFAVEIEDRGLGMDEATRRIINERLASPPEFDVAQTERLGFAVVGMLAARHGIKVTLKPSPYGGTTAIVLVPGSLVEPMATPVQPLEFESVSVSVVRPETTGPGDLPRRVRTSMRGAGPALPQQAGPAELAEPEPGRPRGDRPTILPGTDAPASLPRRARQTGLPQRDRTTRQERPDEQNGRPHEERQTSLPRRQRQTNAPQRLQQAPPPSAAEERSPEEARALLSSLQSGWQRGRQDSDQDGGSQP
- a CDS encoding nitrate- and nitrite sensing domain-containing protein, giving the protein MLLLLPLLSLSALWGFVLNLTMGDAQSLLRAGTLYRTIGIASTDLGLQLQAERVRSAEALTTRELTDALGGQRARTDQSVGEFRQAVTEAGDATDNLRRPLGTLLGALDRLGPIRADIDSGLSSRLAGLNEYNRILDSIFLLYDHLVTVSDLAILQQAASLQAMGMAREYIAREHALAIGALADGRLTEPETAAFTEYAASRRFLHARGLAGLDVTLRRPYEQVFASEPFQTFVTMEARVVRTGTPPPEAAGWTETISRLASELDKHGLAASEVLAGRTSEAATGTVVEIAIAGGLGLIAVLASIIISVRFGRRLAGELAGLRAAAVELSEQRLPDIMERLRKGEDVDVRKEAKAIKVSGSAEITDVARAFGSVQRTAVTAAVGQAALRRGVGQVFLNLARRKQGLLHRQLALLDGMQRRTHDPDRLEELFRLDHLTTRMRRHAESLIVLSGSAPGRAWRKPVPVIDIVRAAVAEVEDYTRVNVEVMPVSAFDGAAAADLTHLLAELVENATIYSPPDTQVRVGGDQVSNGYAIEVEDKGPGLSAGEYAAFNALLADPPEFDLADSGRLGLFVVARLAARHGVKVLLRRSPFGGTTAIALVPRDLVTEQTALTVGDSGEEMAALPSRTRKKALAVVTSGTHAGLPRRVRQAGLSSRLKDKPSAAPEQPERPAERSPDEVRDLFSAFQRGTQRAREEAQDEGDK